In Miscanthus floridulus cultivar M001 chromosome 19, ASM1932011v1, whole genome shotgun sequence, the DNA window TATGAGCGGTCCCCAGATTTGCTAGAGGCTGCAGTAGCTCACATCCAGTTGATCATTGTAACCAAGTGAGTATTAATTCAATGTTGTTTATGAAGCGTATGCTGTTCCttaccggaaggtcccgggttcgagtcgcggtctcctcgcattgcacaggcgagggtaaggcttgctactgacacccttccccagaccccgcacagagcgggagctctctgcactgggtacgcctttttttttatcttttattcttctaCTTGTGTTATACTGCTAGGTTCATTGCAAAGGTACAGCAGGACATTCCTGGACATGGAGTGAAGGAACAGCTCCAGAACCTTTGCAATGTTTATGCCCTCTACATTCTTCACAAGCACCTGGGCGACTTCCTGGCAACTGGGTGCATCACACCGAAGCAGGGAGCCTTGGCAAATGAGCAGCTGGGCAAGCTTTACGCACAGGTATGCTGGTGTTTGTTTGTCTTCTAGTGGCAGTATTGCTGTATGATATGAAGTGTAAGTTGGTGCTGGACATGATCTCTGACAGGTGCGTCCAAATGCTGTTGCGCTGGTGGATGCATTCAACTACACAGACCACTACCTGGGATCGGTGCTGGGGCGGTATGACGGGAATGTGTACCCGGCACTGTATGAGGAGGCGTGGAAGGACCCTTTGAATGAGACGGTGGTGCCTGAGGGGTACCATGAGTACCTCCGCCCCTTGCTCAAGCAGCAGCTCAAGCTCTCCAGGCTCTGATCTGTTTGGCAACCCCTGGAATTCTCCATGGCGGTCGCCTTCTCAGAGAATCCGACACGGTGAACCCCACGCCGAATGAAAGAGTGAAATAAACTACTAACGATTCCTGTTAAAGCCAAGGAAGAGGTAGATAAATATAAATGTATTCTGTGGTGAGGATCATATAAGAAGCACGTTCAATTAATAAAGAAAGAGCGAGAGGTTGAGCATCTCTCTGCTGTTGCTCAAGTGTTGTACGTACTACTACGTAGTGCAAGCAGTAGAATGAATATGTACAAGTGCATGTATGGTGAGTTGAAGTTTCATTTATTTGCTAAAAATGTATCAGGAAACAGTGGCTTGATTTGCTTAATGCCCAAAATGAAAGCCAGTTTCCAAACACAAAAGTAAAGGCATTTTGCGCCTAAAAATTGAAAAGAATGTTTTTGGTACAAGATCACAAATTGTGGCGGATGTAGACTGTAGTGTGATTGTGAGATACATTTAACTGTAGACCAAATTGGTTTTCCTGTATGACTGTAGCTGTGCTTGTAGAAGCAAGAATCAGGTTAACGAAGTTAAATCAacattgtatttttttttccGGCATGGTTTTCCTTTTATGATTTCCTGGCAACTTATCAAATATAAGGTGAGTTCTGTTATTTTCAGGTCATGACTAAAAGCTGAAAACATTTACTGTAATATCTGATGTACTCACCCTTATGATATAGGAGTAACTGTTATTTTCAGGTCATGTCTAAAAGCTGAAAACATCTACTGTAATATCTGATCCGTCAGGAGCAAGGGGCATAGTAAACAGTAGGCAGTAACATCTATTGGTGATATCACTAGACAGATTAAGGTGGCAACTACAACCAATGTTAGTGTACAAAATCGTTCAAGCATTATCTGCACATAATTCTTTCAACAATGTATAGTTCTGAAACCTGTTactgggttttctttttttttggaggAAAGCAGGAGCGGCGCACCCCTACTGAGGGTTACTGGGTTTTCTCAAGCTACCAGAACAAAAGAAAATACATCCGATTGTATCCGAAGCGGGCAATTCGGAAGCTTTCTGAAGGAGTTCTTGTGATGCTGTTGTCTGAAGTCCTGATCTCATATTCCTGTATGGTCCATCAGCATATGGGTGCCACAACTTCAAAGTCGCTTGAATTCACAAGGGAGCAAGGGAAAACGTAGCAAGGCACTAAGCAGGGTGCATTGGTGTTGCAACAGCTCAGAGTAAGACACTCGGAAACAATACATATTTATTGGTTGACAAGTGGAAGAAATCGAAATTGCTGGCCTGATCAAAGTATCGGTACAACTGATTTTTTTAACTGATGAGTAAACCTTAATATCTATGGATCTACCTCTTCTGATCTATAGCTTGTTTCAGATTAGTCCTAACTCCCTGACAAATAAAAAAGGTAAATCATTTTTTCTCAAAAACTTGCCGGTTCTGGTGCACCACGCACATGACTAGGATAAGAGCCCCAAACCCAAAGGTACTTTATGCAGCGTTGCAATTTGCAGCAGCTGAAAACTCAGTTGAGCACGCATCATCAATTCATCATCATCGTGAGAAGGCAGATCGATGGCAACATGTGTCAGCCGCCCGCAGGAGCCGGCCCGCACGCACGGCGTGATGGCGAACAAGTTCTCTACGTGATGGAACACGGACCGGCCATACACACCAGTGAAGCTCCACTGTGAGTTATCAGCTCTGTTTCTAATTGTCGTAGTAACTGAACTTTGTCCAACTTGTATATCCTGTAAGAGCAAAGTGATCAAGTGAACAAGCAATGAGCACCCCTTCCCCCAAGTATTTGTGGCTGGTAGtgcagagcatacgctccaacgAATTGTGTTCCCAGGGTCTCTGAAATAATGTTGTcgttcatcactgccagtttggtcTCTTGCAACCACACGTCCACACCAGAGTCACTCTGTGATCTCTGATCATGTCTTGTCTACGGTTCACTGCATTTAGCCCTCTCACATTCCAGTCTAACACAATGCAATTGTTCTCATTCATCATTAAACATGAATACAACATGTTGCGGCCTCGGTTCATTGACCTTGGACCGGAGGAGTACAACTGCGTGCTTTATTTTGAACACTGAATAATGCCGGTTACACACCTCTCTCAGCCAAATGCCTCCTACTAAAGAACCACCCTACGACTCCCCTTTTATTTGGAGCCACTCATGACTAACATTAGCCAGATTGACGACATGTTGAAACCTGGTGACAGTCAAGCCGCATGGCCTGCATCATCATTCAGGATCGGAGGTCACCCATGGCTGGCAGCGCCAAGGGTGGCAGCGGGGTAGTGAACATGTTGAGGAAGCGGCGTTGCTTCCGTTGTTCTTGCTTGGTATTCTCTGTGCTCTCCAATCTCACGCGCTAGCTTTTGCAGCGACGCCTCCGAGGACCCGCCGTCGGCCACGGCTTTCCGGCACAGGGCCTTGGCCTCCGTGGCCTTCTCTCGCGCCTTCCTCCCCTCCTCCGACCCGCCCATCAGGCTCCGGACCACGCGCTCCAGCTCCGCTGCCTCGACGAAGTTGTCGCGCTTCCTGTCCACTTGCATGGCCACGGCGACGCCCATCACGGACACGAGCTCGAACGCGTTCAGGTGCTGCTCCGCGAACAGCGGCCACGGCACCAGCGGCACGCCGTGCCACAGGCTCTCAAAGATGGAGTTCCACCCGCAGTGGGTCACGAAGCCGCCGACGGCAGGGTTGGCGAGGATATCCTTCTGCGGCGCCCACTTGGGCCACACGAGACCCCTGTCCTTCGTCCTCTCCAAGAACCCTTCTGGGAGCAGCTCGTCGAGGTTGGCATCCGTTGGGTACTTGGAGTCGGCGGGTATCGGGCCACGGAGTACCCACAGGAAGCGGTGCCCGCTGTGGTCGAGGGCGTCGGCGATCTCTCGGACCTGAGGCGAGGGGAAGCTACCGCCCATGCTGCCAAAGCAGAGCAGCACGACGGATGCTGGTGGCTGTGCGTCGAGCCACCTCACGCACTCGTGTAGCGGTGGCTGCTCGCCGTCGCCGGGGGGCTTGACAGGCACGACGGGGCCGATCGGGTAGACGGTCGGAGCGCGGCGTCCGGGCACGCAGAGGCCATCGGCGATGGCTGCAAGGATGGACGGCTCCAGCTCGGCCACCGTGTTGACGATGATGCCAGCGGCCTCCATGAAGCGGTTGCCGTGGTACACGAGCCACGCGAAGTTTGGACCCTTGGTCATTATGGGAGTTGGCATGAGACGAGCCGGCACCGGCGGCATCCCGGGCAGATCAACTGCTCCTTCCATCGCCTCGAAATCTCCGGAGATCTCCTCATCCAGCGCCGGCAACCGCAGCAGGAGCGCGAGCATCGACGCGCCGGACGTCAAGTAGACGTACACCGGCAGCGCGAGCTCGCGCGTGACATCGAAGAGGGTGGTGCAGAAGTAGTCCATCACCACCGCGGCTACCGGGGACGACATGCCGGAGACGGCTTCCTTGACGTATGTCCCGTGGAGCTGTATGAAGCGCATCATGAAATCCTCGAGACCCTGCTCAGCGGTGGGGAGCTCCACGGCGGGGAGGTGGACGAAGCGGATGTCGAAGCCGGAGTCTGCTTCCCGCCGGATGATGTCGGCGACGTCGGACATCAGGTTGGCGGACATGGTCATCTGCGTGACGAGCACGGTGAGCGACATGGGGCAGCGGCTTCTGCCGAGCAGCCGCTTGCCGGCTTCGAGCATGGAGGTGAGGTGGCCTGGAACGCATAATGGGATGAGCACGACAGTAGGGTATGCCATTGTGAGTTTTGACTTGTGAGTCCTGTTTATAGTGAAGTATGATATGATGATTATGACTTCAGCGCATGCCGACTTGAGCCCAGGCCAGTCTTTTATAATGGACGCCGGGAGTTCCTCCGGATGTTACGTGGTGTCACATTGTGCACGAATCCTACCAACCAATGAAAAATATACCACCCAGGTAGGTACGCCGGCTAGGTAGGTAGGGTTGGCGCGCTTTGCGGCGCTGGACGCCGGAGGCTTGATGCACGCTTGTGGAGAGCTacgttctttcttcttcttctcgttCTTTTTTTAACTGAGTACTACGTTCTTTTGACGTTGCATATATGCAAAGAACGACAcacgaaatatataaaaaaaacacgTTTTTGACTTATCTTCTTTGGCCTGTTCGCTTGCCCTTATGAGCCGcactatttcagcgaacgaacattgtttttctctcgcaataaattagcgaacaatacttttagccatggcttttCAACAAAGCGAACATAGCCTTTATctttatctatatctatctatatccactagtagagaaacgacttttgatccacttcaaaatttggctttagtcccggtatttttcgcgcccgggactagagaaacctttagtcccggttggtagctccaaccgggactaaaggtctctgcccaacggctactgcggcaggcttttgctgcaggggacctttagtcccggttgaagctaccaaccaggactaaaagttaacttttactccctaacgcgccactgtcgacgaaatatggtcggcagtctacctaggggtatgtccaaggtagtagattatcgacagacagatgcgcaagctacaaaacaagatggtgacataagacagacacgagatcttatccaggttcggccgccgtaaaagcgtaatacctacgtcctgcgtctgattgtattgttgtatgtcaattagagatgttttttagaggggccccctgcccgccttatatagtccggggggcagagttacagatctaaaaactaatcctagccagttacaattgccataggtggccggataaggattcctattctaaccgaccaggatcttgcttgtcctccaaatctgccttaattccttgcgcgggactccgaacagattggtcgggccgcgcgtcgtcttctagtgggccagacctccTGATCTGGGCCAACCTAAACCtagtcgtaagggtataggggttaataccctcaCAGTTGGTCCCTTCAAtagggagtaaaagtctacttccGGCTGGAGGcttcgtccgggactagaaagggacctttagtcccggttgccgtcttcaaccgggactaaagatcccctcctatataccccttcttcctctccgagcctgagccacttcgagctcagtgttcttgcttcattgccggcctctcttcttcctcatcgccggcctctcttcttcgagctcagtgttcttacttcgagctcagtgttcctgacattatgtttcaatatttataagaaaaaataaaaaactttaggtcacataatttttctgtgtgcaataaagcaaaagtaaatccatattttttaaaacaattttatgtcttgtatttaatttactgtgcaattaacaagactttaacattttatagaaagaaatatataaaaaaacaaatggagcttgaaacgggcgagaagtgaaactgcagcccaactttagtcccgggtagatctaccacccggactaaaggtgggctgcattttttgcggcccgccaaaatacacctttagtcccggctcgtaataccagcagggactaaaggtcttttcgtCCCGGACGTTtataggagccgggactaaaggtccctctcctatATAAGGCGactgtttcttcttcctcctcactcttcgtcttcgtcgcccatcgccactgccgccgccgccgccctcgtcacCGTCGCCCGTGGCCACCTCATCGTCCTCGACTGCGCGTGCGCCTCTTCGACGCCCATGACTCCCtctgcgccgccgcctccgggGACGGCTCAGTGCGCCTCTTCGACGCCGCGCGGCTCCCGCAGCTGCAGaaccccgtgcgcctcctccgtgaGCATGCGCGGGAGGTGCACGGCCTCGACTGGAACCCCAACGCCGGTCGCCCCGCACGCCACCAACACCGTCGGCCTCGACTGGAACCCCAACGCCGGCCGCCCCAACGTCGGCCACCCCGCGTGCCACCAACGCCGCTGGCCCCAACGTACGCGTGCCACctttagcagcgtagaatacgtattcgaaaacctattcgaaaaccaaaacgaatcgtCAATTgaaaatataaacaaaaaaaaagaaaacctttagtcccggttggtaataccaaccgggactaaaggaccggcccacgtggccagaccgggaggcctctttagccccgattGATATTaccgaccgggactaaaggtgggcgagaaaccgggactaaaggaggggccctttagccccggattcgtgctcctggttgggaaaccgggactgaaggggttttctaaccgggagtacagcttgtttctgtactagtgatcTAATAttaaaaagacaaaaaaaaattttACTTATTTTTTTTCTGGCCACGCAATCGCTAACGTAGATAAATAAGATGCTAGCTAATACAGGCTAAAATACCACCCGTAATAAAAGTAACCCACTATTTTATTCTCTTGTGTGTAGCTTTGTGCCTCTCCATGTGCCTAATTTTTAAGTATAATTCAATATAATGGTCTGGTACCTTTAGCACCGCGGCTGGCCATagaaggcaaagaaggaagaaaaagttCTTAAGGGGTGATTGGTTTCTACCGGCGttgctaaaatttctgtcacatcgaatatttagacatatgtatggagtattaaatatagactaattacaaaactaattacacaacttacgactaatttgcgagacaaatcttttaagcctaattagtccataatttgacaacatggtgct includes these proteins:
- the LOC136527973 gene encoding anthocyanidin 3-O-glucosyltransferase 6-like, which codes for MAYPTVVLIPLCVPGHLTSMLEAGKRLLGRSRCPMSLTVLVTQMTMSANLMSDVADIIRREADSGFDIRFVHLPAVELPTAEQGLEDFMMRFIQLHGTYVKEAVSGMSSPVAAVVMDYFCTTLFDVTRELALPVYVYLTSGASMLALLLRLPALDEEISGDFEAMEGAVDLPGMPPVPARLMPTPIMTKGPNFAWLVYHGNRFMEAAGIIVNTVAELEPSILAAIADGLCVPGRRAPTVYPIGPVVPVKPPGDGEQPPLHECVRWLDAQPPASVVLLCFGSMGGSFPSPQVREIADALDHSGHRFLWVLRGPIPADSKYPTDANLDELLPEGFLERTKDRGLVWPKWAPQKDILANPAVGGFVTHCGWNSIFESLWHGVPLVPWPLFAEQHLNAFELVSVMGVAVAMQVDRKRDNFVEAAELERVVRSLMGGSEEGRKAREKATEAKALCRKAVADGGSSEASLQKLAREIGEHREYQARTTEATPLPQHVHYPAATLGAASHG